In the genome of Leptospira fletcheri, one region contains:
- the radA gene encoding DNA repair protein RadA encodes MKKKSGKVFLCQACGQEFSRWAGKCDSCGKWNTIQEESTGDRFTSSSLRKNASYKQPIPVDSVPEEDTERIESGLSELDLVLGGGFVPGSLILIGGEPGVGKSTLVLEISRRLISRGKKLLYISGEESASQVGLRAARMEVLSPNLLLSSETYVENAGAMIEDLEPDLVFVDSIQTMTREALPNQAGTVTQLRECTQHLLETAKRTGIPILMTGHITKDGAIAGPKILEHLVDTVLYFEGDRLNYFRLLRAVKNRFGAVGDLAVFEMHGKGLREVKDRHRVFISSLTEGKSGSVISAVLEGSRSLSVEVQALVSRTNYAQARRMAEGPDTRRLILLAAVIEKYLGHKLSESDIFGNLAGGLQVDEPALDLAICASILSSYTDRPIKGRIAVLGEVGLSGEVRSVGQISLRLKELKGIGMEKVYLPSGNLSETEPIQGLELVGIQSLSELEGLFR; translated from the coding sequence TTGAAGAAGAAATCGGGCAAAGTCTTTCTCTGTCAGGCTTGCGGACAGGAATTTTCCCGCTGGGCCGGAAAATGCGATTCCTGCGGTAAGTGGAATACCATCCAGGAGGAGTCGACGGGGGATCGTTTTACTTCCTCCTCTCTCCGAAAAAACGCCAGTTACAAACAACCGATTCCGGTGGATTCCGTTCCGGAAGAGGATACGGAGAGAATCGAGAGCGGACTCTCCGAACTGGATTTGGTGTTAGGCGGAGGTTTTGTTCCCGGAAGTCTGATTTTGATCGGAGGGGAACCAGGGGTAGGAAAATCCACTTTGGTTCTTGAAATCAGCAGACGCTTGATTTCCCGGGGGAAAAAGCTGCTTTATATTTCCGGAGAAGAATCGGCCTCTCAAGTAGGATTGCGAGCGGCCCGTATGGAAGTACTTTCTCCGAATCTGCTGCTTTCTTCCGAAACATACGTGGAAAACGCTGGCGCAATGATCGAGGATCTGGAGCCAGACCTGGTTTTCGTGGATTCCATACAAACGATGACTCGGGAAGCGTTGCCGAACCAGGCCGGAACAGTCACTCAGCTCCGCGAATGCACTCAGCATTTATTGGAAACGGCTAAACGAACCGGAATTCCGATCCTCATGACGGGCCATATCACTAAGGACGGAGCGATTGCGGGGCCGAAAATCCTGGAGCACTTAGTGGATACCGTGCTTTATTTCGAAGGCGACAGACTGAATTATTTTCGTTTATTGCGAGCGGTTAAAAATCGCTTTGGCGCGGTCGGAGATCTGGCGGTTTTCGAAATGCACGGAAAAGGATTGAGAGAAGTAAAGGATAGACACCGAGTCTTTATCAGTTCCCTTACGGAAGGAAAGAGCGGTTCCGTGATCAGCGCAGTCCTGGAAGGAAGTCGCTCCCTCAGCGTGGAGGTGCAGGCTCTGGTCAGTCGAACGAATTATGCTCAAGCTAGACGCATGGCGGAAGGACCGGACACTAGAAGACTCATCCTTCTCGCCGCAGTAATCGAAAAATACCTGGGCCACAAACTCTCCGAAAGCGATATTTTCGGAAATTTGGCCGGGGGATTGCAGGTCGATGAACCCGCTTTGGACTTGGCGATCTGCGCCTCGATTCTTTCCAGCTACACGGATCGTCCGATAAAAGGACGGATCGCAGTCTTGGGCGAAGTGGGACTTTCGGGAGAGGTCCGATCCGTCGGACAGATCTCCCTTCGTTTAAAGGAATTGAAGGGGATCGGAATGGAAAAGGTTTATCTACCTTCGGGAAATCTTTCCGAGACGGAACCGATCCAAGGTTTGGAATTGGTCGGGATCCAATCCCTTTCGGAATTAGAAGGATTATTCCGGTGA
- a CDS encoding LIC10775 family protein: MNSHPARAVMLLWLLFAFAISNIAAQEAEKEIDPLLRQPWFSDQEKKEELLHNRLQSAFRTSAHFVWKTDSRGRNYRFYKDGRAEFVLDRDFHEVFPKTEELDVHYSEATALEKHGNPSAAIRLLKGMSVCYLLRYGKMTTEGSRKTSKLLSAYMDRYSHKEKEISRLTDPFGCIHGGVLRVRSTDFAFSLDLDPDLKYLFPDEDRNFSGEDSDLVWQVHRFYRNLPTENLPENWEREYRKNREGLLFFRPDRILFSIGTTLHYHPLAFDAKNYYLVWDALRGINSRTMQEWEYRRKKEGEVYRTTLTVTTPDGRKIPTVLLERFYLRGRRGILFCLSFPERYEAEARKIWDGFSDTVVVE; the protein is encoded by the coding sequence GTGAATTCCCATCCGGCAAGAGCGGTCATGCTCCTTTGGCTGCTCTTCGCTTTCGCGATTTCTAATATCGCTGCCCAGGAAGCGGAAAAAGAAATCGACCCGTTGTTGAGGCAGCCTTGGTTTAGCGATCAGGAAAAAAAAGAAGAACTTCTTCACAATCGCCTGCAAAGCGCTTTCCGAACCAGCGCGCATTTTGTCTGGAAAACCGATTCTCGGGGTCGGAATTATCGTTTTTACAAGGACGGGAGAGCGGAATTCGTACTGGATCGGGACTTTCACGAAGTCTTTCCGAAAACGGAAGAGTTAGACGTTCATTATAGTGAGGCGACAGCGCTCGAAAAGCACGGGAACCCTTCCGCTGCAATTCGCTTATTAAAAGGAATGTCCGTCTGCTATCTTTTGCGATACGGAAAAATGACTACGGAAGGGAGCCGGAAAACTTCCAAACTTCTTAGCGCCTACATGGACCGGTATTCCCATAAGGAAAAGGAGATTTCCAGATTGACGGATCCGTTCGGTTGCATTCACGGCGGGGTGTTGCGCGTGCGGAGCACGGATTTCGCGTTTTCCTTGGATTTGGATCCGGATCTAAAATATCTTTTTCCCGACGAAGATCGGAATTTTTCGGGAGAGGATTCGGATCTGGTCTGGCAAGTGCATCGATTTTATCGAAATCTTCCGACGGAAAATCTCCCGGAAAATTGGGAGAGAGAATATCGGAAAAACCGAGAAGGCCTTCTTTTTTTTCGACCGGATAGAATCCTTTTCTCGATCGGAACGACTCTGCACTATCATCCGCTCGCATTCGATGCAAAAAATTATTACCTAGTGTGGGACGCTCTTCGCGGAATCAATTCCCGAACCATGCAGGAATGGGAATACAGACGTAAAAAGGAAGGAGAAGTCTATAGAACCACTTTGACCGTGACGACTCCCGATGGGAGAAAGATTCCGACCGTACTCCTGGAAAGGTTCTATCTTAGGGGAAGAAGGGGAATTCTCTTTTGCTTGTCATTTCCGGAGCGTTATGAAGCCGAAGCGAGAAAAATCTGGGATGGATTTTCCGACACTGTTGTCGTAGAATGA